DNA sequence from the Colletotrichum destructivum chromosome 9, complete sequence genome:
TTCAAAAATCCGGTACAGCTGGCATTCGACACGTAAGCAGTGGCGGTCCTAGCATCAAGCTTCTTAAGGTCGCCGGTGATCAAACAAAAATAGCAGAAAAATCTAGGATACTGAGTTGAACGTCTTCCATGTTCTACAGTTTGGTTCGGGAGAGACCTTGTGGTAACTGGCTCGTCAAAATGACAACTTGTGGATGCATCTATACGTGAGGTCAGTACAACATCGACTGAGGAACTCGCTGGTCATACTCAACAAACTTCCTCAAGGTAGGTATAGCAATCTAAACTCATGGATTCCAGAATTTCGGTGTATTATTGTTACCATGGTTAATTCTGAACCGTCCACCACTCTGAACGTGGAACACAGTGGCTTAGATTTTACGGCGGACTCTGCAACCCCAACTTTGCAGCCCGGAGTTCGGGCCTCTATTATTTTGCTGACAAGAGAATTGCAGACTTTTAGACTTTCAAGCGACTCAGATATTGAGTAAATTAATCTTAAGTGTACCATTGCTAGATTCAAGAGAAAGTCACTAGAGTGTGCGCAAAGCTATGGCCAGTGCCTTCGGTTATATGGAAAGGATGTAGCCGAGAGGTGATGTCACTGGCGTGGTCAACCCCCACTCCAGCAATATCAAATCTCTTCAGCAACATGCATCTCTTCGGCGAGATGGCGGTGATCCAAGCCATTTCAACCAGTCCGCGCTGACAGCAAGCAAGCCCTGTAGCCTCCTATCGGTTCGATTATTCATCTGGCGAGGCAGCGCCAAGGTCTGAGGTCGTGTTGAAGCATCTGCGGAGATCGGCTGCCGGTTATGGCAAAACTgcgccgacgagcccggcAAGCCTGCCAGGCTTGCAATGCGCGGCGTGTGAAGTGCAATGTAACCGAGCAGCAGCCATGCCGCAACTGCGCGACAGCCGACACGCCCTGCGAGCTGCGTGAATCTCGACGCGGGAagcatcctcgtccaccacgTAGACACGACTCGACGACCAGCTCCGCGCTTCGGGACCACGACTCTTCGCCTGCCTTCGTCGATGCCAGCGTGCTCGATGGGTCAGCAAACGATCACACTGATGATCGTTTTGCGGCTTCTCAGGCGCTGGTCGGCTTGGCGAGAAACCGGGATCACGAGGCCTCGTACGAAGCCGAGACCATCGTTGCAAGACCTCCGTCACCGTCTCTGGCAGCGGATTGTCGACAGGAGGACGATAGCTCGGTGTTCTTGGGCGAGTCCTCGTCTATTCGATATGTCACGAATGGCTACCCCCCGGCGCAGGAAGCAGGTATTTCGCCCCCAGAAAACCTGAAGTTCCTCCATTCCGTTCCTCAGGCTGTGAGGGCCAAGAACCTCATACCCGAATGGGAGATCGAGcgacgacggacgaggaTCGGCCTGCTCAAGGCCGAAGGCGTCTTCTCCTTTCCACCCAGGCCGGCTGCCGAGACTCTGCTCAGGGCCTACTTCCAGTGGTTCCACCCATGTTTCCCTGTGGTGGATGAGCCTGATACCTGGCAAAAGTACAGGGAAGAGAGGCTATCacctctgctgctgcaggcaATCCTCTTCATAGCCGTCATACACTGTGAAGAGGACGCCTTGCCGGCGCTGGGCTTCGGCGGTCGCCACATGGCCAAATGGGTCTTTTACAACCGGGCAAAGGATATATACGACGTCGAGTTCGAGCCCAAGAAGCTCACGGTCATCCAGTCCCTGTTTCTCATGAGCTTCTGGAGAGCGGGTCTGCTGCTGGAAAAGGACGCTCGACACTGGCTGGGCGCCGCCATCAGCTTGGCCCAGACGAAAGCTCTACACCGTTCGTCCCGTGCGGCGGCCCCGGACCAAAACACGGAGAGGCTCCAGAGGCGACTTTGGTGGTCGATCTACACGCGAGAAAGACAGTGCGCGGCAGCTTTGGGCTTGCCCAACAGGATCCGGGACGAAGATTGTGATGTCGAACCGTTGGAGAGACACGATTTCGAACACGCTTTCAACTTAGCTCTGCCGACCAGCAAGACTCAGGGGTACATCTCGTACTTCATCGGAATAGCGCAACTGTCCAGAGCACTAGGTCGGATCGTCCACGGCGGCTATCTACCGAGCAAATCGCTCTCCGCAAGTGATCGCTCACACATCAAGGATGATCTGGCCCAGTGGCGCCAGAGCCTGCCGCCAGCAATGCAAGTTGGTGGCGACGACTTGGGCGGCAACAACCCCAACTTTCACGTCAACATGCTACACCTGGCCTACAACAATCTGCTCATCCTTCTGTACAGGTCCGGTTGCATAGGTACCGTCGAGGAGAGCAGGGAGATAGACGGACAGATCGCGCTGCGGGCTGCCTCTAGGAACTCGAGGATCATCGAAGACATGCTCTTGGAAGGGAACCTGCGCCATGGACAGATCCACGTCATCACGAACCTTTTCAACACGCTGTGCATCCACACGGTCAACCTTCGGACATCAAAGGGGGCCGAGCGGGCCATAATCGAACACAGGGCCAAGCTGTGTCTGCTAGGCTTGCAAGAGCTCCAGAAGACTTGGGAAGTCAGGATGTGGGTGCTCCAACTTTTCTTCCAATATCTCGACCGatccacggcggcgcggctgCGGATGCAGGACGACAACAGCCTCATGCCAGGGACGGAAAAAGACAATGGATCGTACCACGCGTCAGCGAGGGCAGAAACAAACGGCCAAGGTCCGCTGGCGAGATCTAGCGAGATCGACGAGTCAGGCGGACTTGACACACTTCTGGAATCGGAGACGCCGTGGTCGTGGTCTACCGAAGAAGCAAACCAGTTCTTGTTCACGCAGATTGAGAACGACTTTGCTTTTGGCGAAGGTGGCATTCTTGACTGGAACCCGGACACATCAAACAGCGTGTTCCCAGTGGCGGGTGACGACACCCCCGCTACTCTGGAGTTTTGATAGCTcaatgctgctgctgtctgcCCCTTCAACTGTGGTGTTGCGGCGTTGTTGGTAACATGGTGCGTCCGTAGCATTACTTGAAATACTTCTGCGTATTTGCCGTTGCAGCTTCAAAGACCTCCTCCATCCATGCTACACAGTGAGATACTTTTGGaacccgcccccccccccaaaagatAGACAGCCGGTCCCGGCACCCTCCGCCTTGACCGCATCATCTCCCTTCGCCGACTGGGCCCCaccgccggccggccgggcgCTTGGGCTTCATCGGGAAGACCCTCCGTCATTCCCGTGTCATTGACCAGCCCAGCGCCTCTAGCTTTCGCGCCCCCTCCGGTCTTGATGCAAAGTAGCTGGGCGGGACCGGCCTCTGACGTGCGTTCACCATGGCTGATGCAGCAGTGCGCCATTAGGAGCTGCCCCGTCCTGTATATC
Encoded proteins:
- a CDS encoding uncharacterized protein (Putative zn(2)Cys(6) fungal-type DNA-binding domain, transcription factor domain, fungi), whose translation is MAKLRRRARQACQACNARRVKCNVTEQQPCRNCATADTPCELRESRRGKHPRPPRRHDSTTSSALRDHDSSPAFVDASVLDGSANDHTDDRFAASQALVGLARNRDHEASYEAETIVARPPSPSLAADCRQEDDSSVFLGESSSIRYVTNGYPPAQEAGISPPENLKFLHSVPQAVRAKNLIPEWEIERRRTRIGLLKAEGVFSFPPRPAAETLLRAYFQWFHPCFPVVDEPDTWQKYREERLSPLLLQAILFIAVIHCEEDALPALGFGGRHMAKWVFYNRAKDIYDVEFEPKKLTVIQSLFLMSFWRAGLLLEKDARHWLGAAISLAQTKALHRSSRAAAPDQNTERLQRRLWWSIYTRERQCAAALGLPNRIRDEDCDVEPLERHDFEHAFNLALPTSKTQGYISYFIGIAQLSRALGRIVHGGYLPSKSLSASDRSHIKDDLAQWRQSLPPAMQVGGDDLGGNNPNFHVNMLHLAYNNLLILLYRSGCIGTVEESREIDGQIALRAASRNSRIIEDMLLEGNLRHGQIHVITNLFNTLCIHTVNLRTSKGAERAIIEHRAKLCLLGLQELQKTWEVRMWVLQLFFQYLDRSTAARLRMQDDNSLMPGTEKDNGSYHASARAETNGQGPLARSSEIDESGGLDTLLESETPWSWSTEEANQFLFTQIENDFAFGEGGILDWNPDTSNSVFPVAGDDTPATLEF